The Triticum aestivum cultivar Chinese Spring chromosome 5A, IWGSC CS RefSeq v2.1, whole genome shotgun sequence genomic sequence ctgcaagcttaaataatccacaaacttcatccacatatattaggtgctcatcaggatgtaatgttccatctcctgcaaaaggattagctagcagtttttctatcatacccgaaggaatttcaaagtagacattttcattttcattaggttcagtaggttgaggagcaactctttgctctattggtcggggtgaagatatcctgaacaagcccctcaaaggattactttccacagtaacaagtgacagtaaatttcagcacactatataaatttttccttaccaaattccacctaccaaaggcgcttcactccccggcaacggcgccagaaaacagtctcgatgacccacaagtataggggatctatcgtagttctttcgataagtaagagtgtcgaacccaacgaggagcagaaggaaatgataagcggttttcatcaaggtattctccgcaagcactgaaattataggtaatagatagttttgtgataagataatttgtaacgagcaataagtaacaaaagtaaataaagtgcagcaaggtggcccaatcctttttgtagcaaaggataagcttggacaaactcttatatagaagaaagcgctcccgaggacacatgggaattatcgtcaagctagttttcatcatgttcatatgattcgcgttcggtactttgataatttgatatgtgggtggaccggtgcttaggtggtgtccttacttggacaagcatcccacttatgattaacccccattgcaagcattcgcaactacaacagaagtattaaggtaaacctaaccatagcatgaaacatatggatccaaatcagccccttacgaagcaacgcataaactagggtttaagcttctgtcactctagcaacccatcatgtacttattactttccaatgccttcctctaggcctaaataatggtgaagtgtcatgtagtcgacattcacataacaccactagaggagagacaacatacatctcatcaaaatattgaacgaataccaaattcacatgactactaatagcaagccTTCTCCCATGTccgcaggaacaaacgtaactactcacaaagcatattcatgttcataatcagaggggtattaatatgcatataggatctgaacatatgatcttccaccaaataaaccaactagcatcaactacgaggagtaatcaacactactagcaacctacaggtaccaatcccagacttagagacaagaattggatacaagagatgaactagggtttgagaggagatggtgttggtgaagatgttgatggagattggccctcacccaatgagaggagcattggtgatgacgatagcgatgatttccccctcccggagggaaatgtccccggtagaacagctccgctggggccctagattggttccgccaaggttccgcctcatggcggcggagtctcgtcatgaaagcttgcttatgattttttcctcaacgaaagactccatatagcagaagatgggcatcaaagggccaccagggggcccacgaggcaggggggcacgcccccaccctcgtggccagggtgtgggccccctctggaacttcttgtgctcagtattttttatatattctgaaaatagcttccgtgaagtttcaggacttttgaagctgtgcagaataggtttctaatatttgcttcttttccagcccagaatcccagttgccggcattctccctctttatgtaaaccttgtaaaataagagagaataggcataagtattgtgacataatgtgtaataacaacccataatgcaataaatatcgatataaaagcatgatgcaaaatggacgtatcagaagtatgcactagaggcaataatatcgTATTATTATATTTTCGTGTTCATAATTTAGAGTTTATACTCTATGCTAtatataactgctatgatcctggaatatgcaatTAAGTGGAAAACTCGTATGCACGTGCAGAACGATAAATGGTAAAATAAGGTTCCTAGTCCCACATCTAAGACTAattcaagtgttgttggtgatcatgttttccaaaTCTTGAGacatcgttaagtgtaacgatagtctcaGAACAACACTGATAATATGAGGTTAGTAGAACGATCATACTGAATCGAGCCAaatacttgtttgttatactttgataTAACACCGTCATAAGTCACTGCTATAACCTGGATTGTTGACTTATGATTtggttccttagaccatgagagtatcatagtcagTTCTTGCTGTACGATGAGCTTCGGTGTTGCTCAAATGTCATTAGTAACTTGGTGATCATAGCAACAACTTGCAGGTTCATCGAAAAGTTTTACAAGGGATACGATAGTtcgagagtggaatttgctcctccgaggatggagagatattcttagggccctctcggtgtgacgacatccatcatcatctggccagacacaaGTGATTTCATCATGGGGATGCCAGAacacgtcaacgagaaagaagaacaaaactgacAACGAGGAGACTGGTATAGTGAGGCATGTGTAtaactcaagaggataccgatatatCTCGACTCAGTTTTTGTAAAGTAtcacggtatagtgagcatgtgtatgattcaagaggataccgatatatctcacctcgggtttgtaaagtatcatgaagcaaagggaacatcacatgataaccaaaagttcactcgaatgtcattcatGTAATCATAGGGATCGACATGGacatccacggttccgctatcgatcattgaacaaaggggtctcgttcatgtctatgatttaccgaacctatagggtcacaagcttaagttAATCACGACCTACTGAATGTTAGTTGGACGGAAGCATCGACAATTTATTtatgaaatagtttcattaatattcggaatagttCTGAGAGGAGCCGAAAGCGTCTCGGGGTCACTAGAAGGGTTTCcgagtttatcgggcaataccgggTATTACTGATAATTAATATACAGGTGAAAATTATTTTCAGTTATGTTAAATTATATATGGTGTGCTCTAGCAATCCATAGGAGGCTTTTATATTTAGTTTAATATCAATGGGCCTAAAAAGGCCAAGTGACGGAGGAAGAATTGGGCCACCAAGGCCTAATAGGGGAGGCAACCCCTCTTTCCCTATAGGGAGGCCAAATTGGGGGTGGGAAAAAAATTCATCCTTCCCTCGTTGTCTCGCGCAAGGAGAGGGTAATCCCCCTTGTGGCGtcccctcctcccctccaacctatatatacttgaggtattgggctCTTTTGACATGCAATTTTTACGCGTCTCCTCTAACCCAATACTACTAGTCCTAATTGAGATAATTAGATCTAGTTCTAGtttctctaatcctcataattagaagcttTGACTGGTTGTAATCTTCTCCTCTAATTCTTCGGCGGTGATTAGTTCTGGATagtgaagcgctgccggatcgtgaagatcGTACGCTTGCAAACTGTAGAGACGTCGTGCTTTTGGTCTTCAGTTCGAGGGTGGTTTGCGGGATCGTTCATCGACGGTTTGAGGggctccaagtacgatctacatcgACTCGTCTGCTTCCACTACATACTCGGAGTTTGTAACGATCATGATCCAATCCCCTAATGCACCTTCATATTGTTCGTGGGTGTTCGTAGGCCGATTTTCGTTTTGTTTTTTACCACGTTTCCCAACACTTCCTCCACCCGTCGGTGGACGAACGACGAAGGGAGCAGGCGTGGATTCGCGGCGCCCGCTCCCGTAGTTTTTTGGCGTTGGCGCATGGGCGTGGGCGAACTTTCGATGTCTCGACCGCATCTTCTCTCTGTCGCTGAAGCGTCGTCGGGAGGCGGAGAAGGCGTGgtgggaggccaaggagaccactACCGCCAGAGATGAAGCTGCAGCCACGCGCGTCCCGACGCTCTTCGAAGAGTATCGGCTCACGTAGATCCTCTCCAGCACCCTCATGTACCACCACCTCCACAGCAACCCGCCCCGCGACGAAGACGAGTAGATATAGTATGCTAGTATGCTTTTCGTTTAATAGAACTGTTTAATTTCGGTTTGTATTAAGTATGAACTCCCGTATGGCATGTAGTATGAACTCCGGTGATCTATGTTTACGCACGAACTATAAATTTAACTATGCGGTGTCTGTATGAAGGATCTATTCTAGCTAAACGTCCAGCGTTCTACAAAAATTGTTTCCAAATATTGTAACCGAGTTTCGCGGGACGGCCAGTTGCGGGacctgctagagatgctcttagcaagtcggagtagtactagtacaccCAGTCCCTAAAAAAAAAGCGAGTACGCCCAGTCCACTGCCACCCGCCCACGCCGCGAAACTCACCGCTCGATCTCACCCCCGGTAGGCAGGAAAAGAGAGGCGCAAAATTCGCGGCCTCCGAAATCTCCTCGCGCCTGATTGGTCCAACCGTGCCTCCCACGGATCGCCCCTCCCCAGACCGCATCGCGTCCGTCCACTCCCCCCCAGATCCAACCGCCGAACGCCGACGCCCCGCGGATCGACGGGCCCACCACGCGCCGTCCGAAGCTCTAAATACCCGCGCCCCCTCCCCGGCACCTCACACCACGGCTCTCCGGCAGTCTGGCTCTCTCCATCCCAATCCCGACCTACCGCCCGCTCCCGCAAGCCATGGACGCCACGGCCACCGGCGCCAAGGGGAAGAAGGGCGCCGCCGGGCGCAAGGCCGGCGGGCCCAGGAAGAAGTCGGTGACCCGGTCCGTGAAGGCCGGGCTCCAGTTCCCCGTCGGTCGCATCGGGCGGTACCTCAAGAAGGGCCGCTACGCCCAGCGCGTCGGCACCGGCGCCCCCGTCTACCTCGCCGCCGTCCTCGAGTACCTCGCCGCCGAGCTGCTGGAGCTCGCCGGCAACGCCGCCAAGGACAACAAGAAGAGCCGCATCATCCCGCGCCACCTGCTGCTCGCCGTCCGGAACGACGAGGAGCTCGGCAAGCTGCTGGCCGGCGTCACCATCGCGCACGGCGGCGTCATCCCCAAGATCAACCCCGTGCTGCTCCCCAAGAAGACGGCGGAGAAGGAGGGCCAGGCGCCCAAGTCCCCCAAGAAGGCCGCCAAGTCGCCCAAGAAGGCCGCCACCCCGAAGAAAGCTTAAGAGAGATGCGCTCTCTGTCGTTTAGGATGTGTGCTGTGTAGTGTTCGTCTGATTAGTGATGTGAAGGTGTTCCGTCTAGTTGTTGATGTACCCTGTGTTGTGTTCATGTTCATGGAAGAAATTCAGTAATCTCTCTGAATTCCCAAATATGCTGCTGTCTCTTTGAGTCATTGCACAGGAGATTTGAATCACTGACGCGTCACCTGTTGCCCGTGTGGCTGAAATTGGCAAACGAATTTTGACAGATGGCAGTTGTTCGGCTCATGCTTGTGGATTCAGTTTACTGCTCTGGAGGAGTATTTGAGAAAGCAACAGCAGAGCGGTAAACTATGCACAAAAACGGAGCAGTGAACTGAATCTGGATGCAAATTGCGGTAAAAAACACTTCCTATGAATTTGTGTCGGAGGGAATTGAATAACCTGTCAATGCCTGACATCGTTCGCTGTGCGGAAGCGAATAGCATCCAGCACAACAAACGGTTCACGCCACAGAAGTCGCCTTGTCTCGGCTGGACCCTGTGATTCCGGAAGTTTGCACGGAGGCAGACGACTCCGGGCTGTTCATCGGCTGGGTGCAGGTGCATCATGCCCTTCACTACCGGGGATTAATTTCTGAACAGGAGCGACGGATGGAGAGGGTTGTCCTAGCAAATCTCTGTAAACAGTATTCGCTCCGTTCGGAAATAAGTGACGCTGTCAGTGATGCCAAAATGCTCGACCCAGCTGCGACCTGATGGTTGGCAGCAGCATGTAAAAACTGGCTGTTTTCATCTCCTGCAACACACCATCTGATCTTTGCTCTTCTTCGCTACATTGCAGTCTGCCAGAGAGTCAGCTTCTCAGCCTTTGCCGAAGCAAACTTACTGAAGGTGAACCCCAGCCCGTTTGTTATTGTCAATTGGGACGGACCAGAGTAAGTTTGGAGCCCTGATGCGCCCCAATTGGCCTGAACAACAACGCCTTTTGACGGCTCCAATTCCTGAGAGCAGCCCTGAATCCCCTGATGCGCCCCAATTTTAAGCTGATTAGTGAGGTTGACGAGCTGATGTGCCTGGTGCCCCTAGCCCACCCTTCCTGTATAATGTTTCTGGTTTCCTCCATGTCCACCCAGTGGTTTTCAAACCGAAATAATCTGCATTTTGGTGTCTCTCTGTTAAACTCCACCAAGATGGGTGTCTGATCCGATGTAATAGCAGTCTCAACCCTAGCAGAAGTTTGGAGGAAGCATAAATTCCAATCCGCATTGACAAGCACCCTGTCTAGACCAGAGTAGGATTCCTTCTCTTATTTGAACAGGTAAAAATTCTATTGGCGACGTCAATGTCATCCAGAGCATTGTCAATTGATGCGGCAACTGGACTTCTCATGATCATATCTATATATACATGTTAAAATCTCTCACAATCATCCATGCTTCATTGACAGAGCAGGCAAGTTGATCCGTGACTTGGACAAAACGACCTTTCTTGGTTACAAGGAGCATAAACAGTGGTTAACAGTGCTGATAAGTTGCTTGAAACTGAGGATACCTGGACAGTGCTACGGAATTTATGAGTATGACAGGTGACATTCGCCTGATCCTACGCTATCGAAATCCCACCAGAAGATAGAGCATGCGAGTGCAGTCGACTTGGAAGAAGAGATTTGATCTTGAACATGGAAATATCCTCGAGCTTGGTTTTCTGAAAACAAACAACATTTGGGCCGCAGGAGGTTATGGTATTACAGACGAGCCAACACTTGTCCACATTGCCAAGACAACGGACGTTTCAGTTTAGGAATTTCATCAGAGCAGTAAAAAAAACACGCCttttgcttcggtacacccccttACAAGTTTACACGAATCTTAAAGTTAGAacgccgataagtgccacacgtgtgggcattagggAGTCCGCCCACACATTTTATATGGTGTATAAGAGGAACaacccacacacctacgtgtgggcaaaacaattagcgcccacacgcctctttttttccctcccattcctctcacacgcgtgcgtgtgggcgaagttgataacgcccacacgcccgtatgtcaggcctcgtacctcctggtcccgcacgccacgcgtgacggtcaccgcgcgcccgcagttgccatggtccagaccctcgtccatatTCGTTTaattgcagttgccatgtcgctgaactacggttgccatgtcggacaactgcagttgccatggttgctcaattgcagttgccatgtatggtctgatctaatgtagttgccatgatttcataactttaggagttgccacatactaacactaggtagttgagagagttaccatgtgctcacaagcatgctagggcagttgccatgtaaaaagaaagagttgccatctgcttacgtgcacgttagggcagttgccatgtacatgcacgttagggcagttgccatgtatcatgcaaaaacatatggcaactcggtaaaagaaaattgccatctgcttacgtgcacactaggcagttgccgtgtaccctgcaaaacacatggcaaactcgggtaaaaaagagagttgccacctgcttataaaagcacactaggggcagttgccatgtgcagtgcaaaaacacatggcaactagcagcttgggtgtgggagaggaaaatgacgtgtgggcaagatgccaaatgcccacacactagctcttgtgtgtgcgtgcaaagtggcgtgtgggcgaactgctgaacgcccacacaccagccccttcTGTGTGGTGAAACGGCCGTGTGGACGACCGactgaacgcccacacaccaggcCAGTCCTACATGGCACTAGAAATATGCCAAAATTCGTGCGCTCACGAACGGACGCGGATCCACACGTGTGggtgcccacacgtgtgggcgttaacatttccgtaaaGTTACTTAAAAAGGCTATCGCCATATTAGCCTGCAGATGAAACATATAGAATAGATTTATTTGGATGTAAAAGACTATATTATCCTTATTGATTAAAGGGGTATCTTCTAATCTTCACTTTTAATCTGCATTAAAATCCGTAAACTTTTCTAGAAGGTGTACCGAAGCAAAGTTCATAGCATTAAGCCATTAAGCCAGAACGAAGCAGAGGAGGATGATTGCAGAGAGCGGTGTAAACAAGGTATCAAAAGTCAACAATTTCATTCCCAAATGGACTAACAGAGTACAAAGTCCAAACGATGATGCGGTACAGGCTCTGAAGGAGCAACACACTGAAGGACACAAGTAAAAGATAACTGCTATCTGCTCGACAATCCATAGGAGCCGAAGCAAACTCGATGACACTTGAACTGAGAAGGAAGGCATAGGACACTGACGAAGCAGAGGTACCTCTGATGAGCACATGTAATCCACATGTATGGGCGCACCTATGCctcgcttatagcaagacataGGTTGCAGTCGCATCAGGCTTCTcactaaatgggccggcccagcgcgggaGGCCACTGGCTTGTTTTTTTTCGttttctatatttttgaaactttcaAATATTTTAGATGTACATTACAGAAACACTTACCATAAGGCATTTTATAGaaaatgttaattaagcatttaaaaatgttaaatgtgtatggaGAAAATGTTTCTCATATAAAAAAacatacaatgtgtatgaaaaatgttGATCACGAATTTAAAACATGTTAATCGaacatttgaaaaaaaatattaatcatgtatttgaaaaatgttatcaagcttttgaaaaatgttaaaggtgtataaaaaatgttttacATCTATACGAAAACTATATATAAAACAGAAAAAAGTGTGTACGAGAAATGTTGATCATGTTGttagaaaatgttaaatgtgtatagagaaaatgtttctcaTATATATGAAAAATTTATACAAGAAATAGAGAATATCCATGAAAATGTTGATCACATATTTTTTAAATGTTAATCCAGCATTTGAAGAAAATGATAATAAAGTATTTAAAgtatattaatcaagcatttgaaaaatgctaaatgtgtattaaaaatgttTGTCATATATATGAAATATATATACTACAAAAcaaatacaatgtgtatgaaaaatgttgatcatgtttttaaaaatattttaaatGTGTATGTAAAACATGTTCTCGgagtatacaaaaaatgtatactGTGTGTGGAAAACTGTTTATTGCCACTAAAAAAAATCCCCGCGTATTGAAAAATGTAGACCATGTGTTAGAaataatgttaatcttgtatttacaAGATGTTAAACGTGTATATACAAATGTATTAGATATATAACATAAATGTACATATGTATGCAAAATATTAGTAAAAAATGTATTAGTTATGAAAAACTGTTAATAATATATTTTAGTaatattaaacatgtatataaatatgtttctgatgtatacaaaaaatatagaatgtgtactGAAAAATGTTTGCATGTGTTGAAAAAAAGAAATCGATGAAAATCTACAAGAGAAACAAAGGAACccaataaaaacaaaaaaacataaaaaagaaaatgaaaaagaaagaaaaccaaTGCAAAAGAATGGATGcaatgaaaaccaagaaagaaacaagaaAAAACGAAGAAAGCCAATGAAAACcaggaaagaaataaagaaaaccaaaacaaaataaaaaaatggaaaTGAAAGAAAAAACCCAATGAAAATGAAGAAAGAacaaaataaaaccaaaaaaagaaaataaaaaagagtaAAAGACTGGAATATAGCAAAGAAAACCTGTAAAGaataaaggaaaaaacaaaaatgaaGAAACCTACGAAGAATCAAAAAGCCAGAAagaacaaagaaaatgaaaaaacacaaataaaactgaagaaaaaaaactaaaatatgTGATATATACAAAGCCTGTTTCACATAAAGGAATCAACGGCTTTACCAGTGATTTAATATATGCAAAGCCTGTTTCATATAAATTATGAATTCTTGTGAAGAGCATGATAGATGCATAAATATGCAAATAATACACACGGATATGAAGCTGTCAAGATCTGATAGGATGAAGGCTATACTACAAGCCAAGAATGGACAAACACCGAATTGCCATTGGTGTAAAATAAAATGTGCTAATTTGATTATTGACTCTGGTACAATTggaagactattggaaatatgcccgggaggtaataatattgtattattatatttccgtgttcataATTTAGAGTTTATATTTCATGATATAACTGCTATGATTCTAGAATATGCGATTAAGTGGAAAAATTATatgcatgtagcgaccagacctcaaacggtccaatctctgtgatccggtgtcatccctggatcagtaatgctgacaccacacagtacttgaaggatttataatagagtagcaatcacacacttattacatcgactgtctcaatagagaacttattacaataaatatggcttaaggccatctaataacgataacagcggaaggcttggaagataaatgagtccatcaactccaacggcatcactaagtatagaaccacgaacTAAAACTCCTTagtcatcgtctgaaaagtctgcaacattaacgttgcagcccgaaacgggtcagcacatggaatatgctcgcaatgtaacacatagagagtaatggaaagaaacagctattctacatgcatatttggctggtggaaagctctatggttacagttttgcgaaaagctaatttttccctactgcaaaggaataaatttatttaactatcatggtggttgttaaacattgagaatggttgacagcattcttaatcccaattaaacatcatcattaaacaaacccatcaaaattagattttatagtaacatgttgagattcacatgataatccaggtactagatactcaagatgtccataaccgaggacacggctaaccatgattagtttatacactctacagaggtttgcgcacttttcgtcacaagactcgatctccttcgttggatttcttgcactacatggtgttcgagaaacgaatgaccgagacatagtctttcagaagcgctagcaccttacgatgggtagaccgtaccacctacatcccctacatctgctagtctaccactgtaagagttcgcacgacttagtcaactatgctagagcccataatagcttgtggctgcacacgtaagtttctagcatgaataatctcatgatccctttgaacctgggtggcggtccaaaagaaaacaggcaatcctggaatacccaggtacctcaatccacccagatgtgtgtttaagttgccaccttaaataaaccattaattaacaactcacatctgtcatggatacactcacccaatccacgtctactagcatagcatggcataataagcaacgtagaagtaactcccaaaggtttgataataaacaggtaataggtactacctcaactacttcccaaacccacaatttaattagatcctaatcatgcaatgtgtaaggattgatctaatgcaataaaactgggtagtaggaggtatgatcaaagtgttacttgccttgctgatgatccgggaaacctagcgattcgaagtaacaagcggcgcactccgggtactctatcacaaacaaacaagcacacaataagtactcaactgatgcacaggtaaaactcaaataagagatctaaccagaaggttcaacttaagaactccggttggcaaaaagaatccaatcgaacgaagcaacgaaagacaaacaacaaaagaaacaggcttcgtttactattc encodes the following:
- the LOC123104024 gene encoding histone H2A; this encodes MDATATGAKGKKGAAGRKAGGPRKKSVTRSVKAGLQFPVGRIGRYLKKGRYAQRVGTGAPVYLAAVLEYLAAELLELAGNAAKDNKKSRIIPRHLLLAVRNDEELGKLLAGVTIAHGGVIPKINPVLLPKKTAEKEGQAPKSPKKAAKSPKKAATPKKA